A genomic segment from Acuticoccus sediminis encodes:
- a CDS encoding cold-shock protein, translating to MTNGTVKWFNSQKGFGFIQPETGSRDVFLHISAVERGGVGEGQKVTFDVERGRDGRESAANLQLVD from the coding sequence ATGACCAATGGCACCGTGAAGTGGTTCAACTCTCAAAAGGGCTTCGGCTTCATCCAGCCGGAGACGGGTTCGCGGGATGTCTTCCTTCACATCTCCGCCGTCGAGCGCGGCGGCGTCGGTGAAGGCCAGAAGGTGACCTTCGATGTCGAACGCGGTCGCGACGGCCGCGAGTCGGCCGCGAACCTCCAGCTCGTCGACTGA
- a CDS encoding fatty acid desaturase yields MVAPRRPPALDRSEARDPRALSRALKAYAAPDVGRSLFEVAISVAPFVGLWFAMWLALSAVGYALTLVLAVPAAGFLVRIFLIQHDCGHGAVFNRQSVNNWLGRVLGVVTPTPYDHWRRTHALHHAGSGNLDRRGIGDVETLTVHEYLALGRWGRLRYRLYRHPLILFGGGPFFVFLLHHRLPIGFMRAGRIHWVSTMGTNLAIAGAVGGMAWAIGIVPFLMIHLPIVLLASAAGVWLFYVQHQFEETQWDTSDRWTHPTAALGGSSHYDLPTVLRWVTANIGIHHVHHLSSRIPHYRLPEVLRDFPELREINRLTFADSLKCVRLMLWDEGHRRLVSLRSIRQGPAKP; encoded by the coding sequence ATGGTAGCCCCGCGCCGGCCTCCCGCACTCGATCGTTCGGAGGCACGGGATCCGCGCGCGCTCAGCCGGGCGCTGAAAGCCTATGCCGCGCCCGACGTGGGCCGAAGCCTCTTCGAGGTCGCAATCTCGGTCGCGCCGTTCGTCGGGCTATGGTTCGCCATGTGGCTGGCTCTGAGCGCCGTCGGCTACGCCCTGACGCTAGTGCTGGCTGTGCCGGCGGCCGGCTTCCTCGTGCGCATCTTCCTCATCCAGCATGACTGCGGCCATGGCGCCGTGTTCAACCGGCAATCTGTCAACAACTGGCTCGGCCGGGTGCTCGGTGTGGTGACGCCGACACCATACGACCACTGGCGCCGCACGCACGCGCTCCATCACGCCGGTTCCGGCAACCTCGATCGCCGCGGCATCGGTGACGTCGAGACGCTGACCGTGCACGAATATCTTGCACTGGGCCGGTGGGGCAGGCTCCGGTACCGCCTTTATCGGCATCCGCTCATTCTGTTCGGCGGCGGGCCGTTCTTCGTCTTCTTGCTGCATCATCGGCTGCCGATCGGCTTCATGCGCGCCGGCCGCATTCACTGGGTGAGCACGATGGGCACCAACCTCGCCATCGCCGGTGCGGTCGGCGGGATGGCGTGGGCCATCGGCATCGTGCCGTTCCTGATGATCCACCTGCCGATCGTCCTCCTCGCCTCCGCGGCCGGTGTCTGGCTGTTCTACGTCCAGCATCAGTTCGAAGAGACCCAATGGGACACGTCGGACCGCTGGACGCATCCGACGGCTGCACTGGGGGGAAGCTCGCACTACGATCTGCCCACAGTCCTGCGATGGGTCACGGCGAATATCGGAATCCATCACGTCCACCACCTGTCGAGCCGGATCCCGCACTATCGACTGCCTGAGGTACTGCGTGACTTTCCCGAGCTTCGCGAGATCAACCGCCTGACATTCGCGGACAGCCTGAAATGTGTCCGCCTGATGCTGTGGGACGAAGGCCATCGGCGCTTGGTGTCGCTGCGATCCATCCGCCAGGGCCCGGCGAAGCCGTAA
- a CDS encoding phage minor head protein yields MLCSDEWSSGGTMRHDEAELARLRADMAFTRFEFALVKASWLETKRQSAAAAEHVARRASFEARLQAAIEANSAMLLERLGVISLRPADIPSAKGAQQETMAEWDRRGPTLTEEWSDDPARAAAALQITEEVHARRFAGRINAERQQALGVDRYIWRSRDDAVVRDLHADHDDKVFFWGEPPEGGHPGEAWNCRCFAEPFVADGAEWRPTIDAGFDRAIFDANLEGARVGAVDFLSDLVPSLDDLWALLDAIGALAETGSAAAELAYLVVKEQALGLDDRERARRDALRGDAQSWVDGLAASLGDAPDLARALFEYVRGVEARPEALEGAHRNGLATQADVEAAYRERARMRTLVALYGLSAVLSGGAAARGLVKRLLRRPDGLSDDAAADDLAALASRARKLSPDGEWNRIPNPGIVWGRGIKAQGDPWERHLAEQGVLGDWLGERAPNLKTFDFFSRNSRVAIIGKTLNTAAPGYTRRPRSIFSRIKGYLDEIAEFEGDDRKGYRIRQGEIELRRMELAIPSRTTAEQMDEINRARTYAESLGIELEVTIIE; encoded by the coding sequence ATGCTTTGCTCCGACGAATGGAGCAGCGGCGGAACGATGAGGCATGACGAAGCAGAACTCGCAAGATTGCGGGCGGACATGGCGTTCACCCGCTTCGAGTTCGCGCTCGTCAAGGCATCGTGGCTCGAAACAAAGCGCCAGTCTGCCGCTGCGGCCGAGCACGTCGCGCGGCGCGCCAGCTTCGAAGCGCGCCTTCAAGCGGCGATCGAGGCGAACAGCGCGATGCTGCTTGAGCGGCTCGGAGTCATATCGCTGCGCCCCGCCGACATTCCGAGCGCCAAGGGCGCGCAACAGGAGACAATGGCAGAATGGGACCGCCGAGGGCCGACCCTAACCGAGGAGTGGTCCGACGATCCCGCTCGCGCTGCCGCCGCACTTCAGATCACGGAAGAGGTACACGCGCGACGCTTCGCGGGTCGCATCAACGCCGAGCGGCAACAAGCGCTCGGTGTCGACCGATACATCTGGCGCAGTCGCGACGACGCCGTCGTTCGGGATCTCCACGCCGATCACGATGACAAGGTCTTCTTCTGGGGTGAGCCGCCGGAGGGTGGGCATCCCGGCGAAGCCTGGAATTGCCGCTGCTTTGCCGAGCCGTTCGTCGCCGACGGAGCGGAGTGGCGTCCGACGATCGATGCCGGCTTCGACCGGGCCATTTTCGATGCCAATCTCGAGGGCGCGCGTGTCGGCGCCGTGGACTTTCTGTCCGATCTCGTCCCGTCACTCGATGACCTGTGGGCGCTGCTGGACGCGATCGGCGCCCTGGCCGAGACGGGGAGCGCCGCGGCGGAGCTCGCTTATCTCGTCGTCAAGGAACAGGCGCTCGGGCTCGACGACCGGGAACGCGCCCGGCGCGATGCGCTCCGCGGCGATGCGCAGTCATGGGTGGACGGCCTCGCCGCCTCGCTCGGCGACGCGCCTGATCTGGCGCGCGCGCTGTTCGAATATGTGCGCGGGGTCGAGGCACGGCCCGAGGCGCTGGAAGGGGCCCACCGCAACGGTCTCGCCACTCAGGCCGATGTCGAGGCCGCGTACCGCGAGCGGGCCCGCATGCGGACCCTCGTCGCGCTCTACGGCCTGTCGGCCGTCCTCTCGGGTGGCGCGGCGGCGCGCGGTCTGGTCAAGCGGCTGCTGCGCAGGCCCGATGGTCTTTCCGACGACGCGGCAGCGGACGATCTCGCCGCACTCGCGAGCCGCGCGCGCAAGCTGTCCCCGGACGGCGAGTGGAACCGCATCCCCAATCCCGGCATCGTCTGGGGAAGGGGTATCAAGGCACAGGGCGATCCATGGGAGCGCCACCTTGCCGAGCAAGGTGTTCTCGGCGACTGGCTCGGGGAGCGCGCGCCGAACTTAAAGACGTTCGACTTCTTTAGCCGAAACTCGCGCGTCGCAATCATTGGCAAGACACTCAACACCGCTGCCCCCGGCTACACCCGTCGGCCGCGTAGTATCTTCAGCCGCATCAAGGGCTACCTCGACGAGATCGCTGAGTTCGAGGGGGATGATCGGAAGGGCTACCGGATCCGGCAAGGCGAAATCGAGCTCCGGCGCATGGAGCTTGCCATTCCGTCCAGGACGACGGCAGAGCAGATGGACGAGATCAACCGCGCAAGGACCTATGCCGAAAGCCTCGGGATCGAGTTGGAGGTGACGATCATCGAATGA
- a CDS encoding contact-dependent growth inhibition system immunity protein, with product MTRKPFNPPPPKERKEATVVAFRAFYWIHSWAVYGASLLDPDGIDADYPPDLGDSELGAAAREALLASRFIGPDHPDWDRVGAYFTREKDKELSARFLARAGVKTEATLYKGAANVALTLRDGTISLEPWKYEGRGGFGGIRGVEPTELPETISDEELGAAIRAAIEVSRAVGKR from the coding sequence ATGACGAGGAAACCGTTCAATCCACCGCCCCCGAAGGAGCGGAAAGAAGCGACCGTGGTTGCGTTCCGGGCTTTCTACTGGATCCACTCCTGGGCCGTCTATGGCGCATCGCTGCTCGACCCCGATGGCATCGATGCTGACTATCCGCCCGACCTTGGCGATTCAGAACTCGGCGCTGCCGCGCGCGAAGCGCTTCTTGCAAGCCGCTTCATCGGACCGGACCATCCGGACTGGGACCGCGTCGGTGCGTATTTCACTCGCGAGAAGGACAAGGAGCTTTCGGCACGCTTTCTCGCGCGCGCCGGGGTGAAGACCGAAGCGACCCTCTACAAGGGCGCCGCGAACGTCGCTCTCACGCTCCGCGACGGGACGATCAGCCTCGAGCCCTGGAAATACGAGGGACGGGGAGGCTTCGGCGGCATCAGGGGCGTGGAGCCCACCGAGCTTCCCGAAACGATATCCGACGAGGAACTCGGCGCCGCCATCCGCGCCGCTATCGAGGTGAGCCGCGCCGTCGGAAAGCGCTGA
- a CDS encoding transposase codes for MPRTRSPYPPEFREQMVALARAGRSVEDLAREFEPCAHTIHGWVRQADRDGGSRSDGLTGEEREELRRLRRENRQLRQERDILSKAAAWFAQESGAMRSRSSDS; via the coding sequence ATGCCGAGAACGAGAAGTCCCTACCCGCCGGAGTTTCGAGAACAGATGGTTGCGTTGGCGCGTGCCGGTCGCAGCGTCGAGGATCTGGCGCGCGAGTTCGAGCCGTGTGCCCACACGATCCACGGCTGGGTTCGTCAGGCCGATCGTGACGGCGGCAGCCGCAGCGACGGGCTGACGGGCGAGGAGCGCGAGGAGCTTCGGCGCCTTCGCCGCGAGAACCGCCAGCTGAGGCAGGAGAGAGATATCCTCTCAAAGGCCGCAGCCTGGTTCGCACAGGAGAGCGGCGCGATGCGCTCTCGGTCTTCCGATTCATGA
- a CDS encoding IS30 family transposase, translating to MAGRRRSERSTRKALRSPGRPPVARREHRQAFWSAIAGGRSSEDAATDAGVSVPVGARWFREAGGMPPSHFASSARPPSERYLSFAEREEIAVLRAKGHGVREIARRLGRAASTLSRELRRNSATRSGGFEYRATTAQWHADRAALRPKPAKLATNVKLRDYVQERLAGRIATPDGKKVAGPNVAWKGRRTGPRQDRRWARAWSPEQIARRLRLDFPQDESMRISHEAIYQSLYIQGRGALKRELTACLRTGRALRMPRSRVSGRGKSFVTPEIRISERPAEVADRAVPGHWEGDLIIGLNRSAIGTLVERTTRFTMLLHLPPLPGHRDTPRAKNGPALAGHGAEAVRDAIASAMTTLPEQLRRSLTWDQGAEMAKHAELRVEVGLEVYFCDPQSPWQRGSNENTNGLLRQYFPKGTDLSVHGIDELAAVACALNSRPRKTLDWRTPAEVLDQLLRAGHIETVATTD from the coding sequence ATGGCAGGAAGGCGGCGCTCGGAGCGATCGACACGGAAGGCTCTTCGTTCGCCGGGGCGGCCACCGGTTGCGCGGCGGGAGCATCGGCAGGCGTTCTGGTCGGCGATCGCAGGTGGACGTTCGAGCGAGGACGCCGCCACCGATGCAGGCGTATCCGTTCCGGTGGGAGCCAGGTGGTTCCGGGAGGCCGGCGGCATGCCACCATCGCACTTCGCTTCGTCGGCAAGACCGCCGTCTGAGCGGTACCTGTCCTTCGCTGAGCGTGAGGAGATCGCGGTGCTGCGCGCAAAGGGGCACGGCGTGCGCGAGATCGCACGGCGCCTCGGGCGGGCGGCCTCCACGCTCTCGCGCGAGCTGCGGCGTAATTCGGCCACGCGCAGCGGCGGTTTCGAGTATCGGGCGACAACCGCACAGTGGCACGCCGACCGCGCAGCGCTTCGTCCCAAGCCGGCGAAGCTAGCCACGAACGTGAAGCTGAGGGATTATGTGCAGGAGCGGCTTGCCGGCCGGATCGCCACGCCAGACGGTAAGAAGGTCGCCGGCCCGAACGTGGCTTGGAAGGGTCGCCGGACCGGGCCGCGGCAGGATCGGCGTTGGGCCCGCGCCTGGAGCCCGGAGCAGATCGCGCGCCGTCTGAGGCTCGACTTCCCGCAGGATGAGAGCATGCGCATCAGCCACGAAGCCATCTATCAGTCGCTCTACATCCAAGGGCGGGGCGCGCTGAAGCGAGAGCTGACCGCCTGCCTTCGAACGGGGCGGGCTCTGCGCATGCCGCGCTCGCGTGTGAGCGGCCGAGGCAAGTCCTTCGTCACGCCCGAGATCAGGATCAGCGAGCGCCCGGCCGAAGTTGCCGACCGTGCGGTTCCGGGCCATTGGGAAGGCGATCTGATCATTGGGCTCAACCGTTCAGCGATCGGCACGCTCGTCGAGCGCACCACGCGCTTTACGATGTTGCTGCACCTGCCGCCTCTTCCCGGGCACCGGGACACGCCGCGAGCAAAGAACGGACCCGCTCTCGCCGGCCATGGTGCAGAGGCGGTACGCGATGCGATCGCAAGCGCGATGACCACGCTGCCCGAGCAGCTGCGTCGGTCGCTGACTTGGGATCAGGGTGCGGAAATGGCGAAACATGCGGAGCTACGCGTGGAGGTCGGACTCGAGGTTTACTTCTGCGATCCTCAAAGCCCTTGGCAACGCGGCAGCAACGAGAACACTAACGGTCTTCTGCGACAGTATTTCCCAAAGGGCACCGATCTCAGTGTCCATGGCATAGATGAACTCGCAGCAGTCGCCTGCGCCCTCAACAGTCGGCCCCGCAAAACCCTCGACTGGAGAACACCCGCTGAGGTCCTCGACCAGCTCCTTCGAGCCGGTCATATTGAAACTGTTGCGACGACCGATTGA
- a CDS encoding IS3 family transposase (programmed frameshift): MKRKRFTEEQIITVLREHEAGAKTGDLARKHGVSEATLYNWKSKYGGMDVSDAKRLKALEEENTKLKKLLAEQMLDAAALRELLFKKMVGPAAKREAVAHLQAAMNLSERRACLIVGADRKMIRYRSRRPDEAELRGRLREIANERRRFGYRRLFILLRREGEPSGINRIYRVYREEGLTVRKRRARRRAVGTRAPILVEAKRNARWSLDFVHDQFACGRRFRVLNIVDDVTRECLAATPDTSISGRRVSRELTDLISSRGKPGVIVSDHGTEFTSNAILAWSKDHKVDWHYIAPGKPMQNGFIESFNGRMRDELLNESLFFGLDHARNAISEWVSDYNTERPHSALGYATPAQFATTITAIGTDAPPDESSAAAPIAHAEPNGASTIEAPVVAG, from the exons ATGAAGCGGAAGCGGTTCACGGAAGAGCAGATCATTACGGTTCTGCGCGAGCATGAGGCGGGAGCGAAGACAGGGGATCTCGCCCGCAAGCACGGGGTCTCCGAGGCGACGCTGTATAATTGGAAGTCGAAGTACGGCGGGATGGACGTGTCCGACGCAAAGCGACTGAAGGCGCTAGAGGAGGAGAACACGAAGCTGAAGAAGCTCCTCGCCGAGCAGATGCTCGATGCGGCCGCGCTCCGAGAGCTTCTGT TCAAAAAAATGGTAGGGCCCGCCGCCAAGCGCGAAGCCGTCGCTCACCTGCAGGCCGCGATGAACCTGTCGGAGCGTCGGGCCTGCCTCATCGTCGGCGCCGACCGCAAGATGATCCGCTACCGGTCGCGTCGGCCCGACGAAGCCGAGCTCCGCGGCCGGCTACGCGAGATCGCCAACGAGCGGCGTCGCTTCGGCTACCGAAGGCTGTTCATTCTGCTGCGGCGGGAGGGCGAGCCCTCGGGCATCAACCGAATCTACCGCGTCTATCGCGAGGAAGGCCTCACCGTCCGCAAGCGCCGCGCCCGGCGTCGCGCTGTCGGAACAAGGGCGCCGATCCTGGTCGAGGCCAAGCGCAACGCGCGATGGTCGCTCGACTTCGTCCACGACCAGTTTGCCTGCGGCCGGCGCTTCCGCGTGCTCAACATCGTCGACGACGTGACGCGGGAGTGCCTGGCGGCGACCCCGGACACCTCGATCTCCGGCCGGCGCGTCTCGCGCGAGCTCACGGATCTGATCTCCAGCCGCGGCAAGCCTGGCGTCATCGTCTCCGACCACGGCACCGAGTTCACCTCGAACGCCATCCTAGCATGGTCAAAGGATCACAAGGTCGACTGGCACTACATCGCGCCGGGCAAGCCGATGCAGAATGGCTTCATAGAGAGCTTCAACGGCAGGATGCGCGACGAGCTGCTCAACGAGAGCCTGTTCTTCGGCCTCGATCACGCCCGCAATGCCATCTCCGAGTGGGTTAGCGATTACAACACCGAGAGGCCTCACTCCGCCTTGGGCTACGCCACTCCGGCCCAGTTCGCGACCACCATCACCGCAATCGGCACCGACGCTCCGCCGGATGAAAGCTCCGCGGCGGCGCCGATTGCTCACGCCGAGCCAAATGGCGCATCAACAATCGAGGCTCCAGTCGTCGCTGGATGA
- a CDS encoding ROK family transcriptional regulator gives MRAMSPTTTVLQVLFTQGPLSRSQIAAATGLNPATVTRLTQALIDEGMVEEGRTRVEARQPGRRAIELHLRTDRTFVAGLVVNAYAQTVAIADIVGRTVAECDVPRLAGASARETLMALAAAAVDLAAANAVPRERIVGTGVLAAGLVTQDPNVVLKSPDIGWFDVAVDDPVRAVLDVPVVLETMQNGLNLAECAYGRAAGTAHAMLVSVALGIGSSLIVDDRLIRGAGQAASGFGHMPVAGAERPCNCGRRGCLTTLAAGYAVLCSLGLVEPYRTARDHDPAYAPLLADVLARAETGDPDASEALGAAGEALGEALKAASAVAAPEVIILSGPVPRAASYREGVERGLAPSPRDPFGWGGRLLVSDTPLASAAARLALERFVYGRIPELPPAASRHLPRSVPGDRSASGPRRPPRPLREGPSL, from the coding sequence ATGCGTGCCATGTCCCCCACCACCACGGTGCTGCAGGTTCTGTTCACGCAGGGGCCCCTGTCGCGGTCGCAGATCGCTGCCGCCACGGGGCTGAACCCCGCCACTGTGACGCGTCTCACCCAGGCGCTGATCGACGAGGGGATGGTCGAGGAAGGGCGGACCCGCGTCGAGGCTCGCCAGCCCGGTCGGCGCGCCATCGAGCTGCATCTGCGCACGGATCGGACCTTCGTCGCCGGCCTCGTCGTGAACGCCTACGCCCAGACCGTCGCCATCGCCGATATCGTCGGCCGCACCGTCGCAGAGTGCGACGTGCCGCGCCTCGCTGGTGCGTCCGCCCGTGAGACCTTGATGGCGCTCGCCGCCGCTGCGGTCGACCTTGCCGCCGCCAACGCCGTTCCACGCGAACGTATCGTCGGCACGGGGGTCCTCGCTGCCGGCCTCGTCACCCAGGACCCCAATGTGGTGCTGAAATCACCCGACATCGGCTGGTTCGACGTCGCCGTCGACGACCCGGTGCGCGCCGTGCTCGACGTGCCGGTGGTGCTGGAGACGATGCAGAACGGCCTCAACCTTGCCGAATGCGCTTACGGCCGGGCTGCGGGCACCGCGCACGCGATGCTGGTTTCCGTGGCGCTTGGTATCGGCAGCAGCCTCATCGTCGATGATCGCCTGATCCGCGGTGCCGGCCAGGCCGCATCCGGCTTCGGCCATATGCCCGTCGCAGGCGCGGAGAGACCGTGCAACTGCGGCCGGCGCGGCTGCCTCACCACACTGGCCGCCGGGTACGCTGTGCTGTGCAGCCTCGGCCTTGTCGAACCCTACCGCACGGCGCGCGACCACGATCCGGCTTACGCTCCGCTACTCGCCGATGTCCTCGCGCGTGCCGAGACCGGTGACCCCGACGCCAGCGAAGCACTCGGCGCCGCCGGCGAGGCGCTCGGCGAGGCGCTGAAGGCCGCGAGCGCGGTCGCCGCGCCCGAAGTCATCATCCTGTCCGGCCCCGTGCCGCGCGCCGCCAGCTATCGCGAGGGCGTCGAGCGCGGCCTCGCCCCGTCACCTCGCGACCCGTTCGGCTGGGGCGGCCGCCTACTCGTCAGCGACACGCCCCTGGCCTCGGCCGCGGCCCGTCTGGCGCTGGAGCGCTTCGTCTACGGCCGCATTCCCGAGCTGCCGCCGGCTGCGTCCCGCCACCTCCCCCGCTCTGTCCCGGGCGACCGATCCGCGTCCGGCCCGAGACGCCCCCCTCGCCCCCTCCGAGAAGGACCGTCCCTATGA